Below is a genomic region from Prochlorococcus marinus str. MIT 0918.
TCTGGAGTTCCAGGTAATTAAAAGTTTTTGTCGACATGACATAAGTGCTTCTAGTAAAGCATAACGATCTTGTTCATTAGGTTTAGGATCACCTAGTAGACGTTTATGTTCTAACAAATTAAAGCCAGGACGATATTTATTTTGAGGGAATATAGATTCATCGACACCCATAATTATAATCGCTTTATGAGGTATTGCTCTCATAGGTTCAAGAGCACTAATTGTTATTTTGCCGCTTCTATGACCAAACCTACCACTTTCAAGTGATAGAGATTCTTGAATAATATTTTTAACAATAGAGGTCTCTATTTCTAATTCGCATTCACCTACATCTTTTTGCCAATCATTTAACAGTGAATGAAATAACTCTCGTTCCCATATCCAATCACCTTCACCTGAAAAACAATCTAATACAATTAATTTTAGTAGTTTAACCCACTCTGTACAATTACGAGGACATCTCATTTCCTGTAGATATTTACATATTTGAGATAATATTCCCCACCATTTGGAGATTTCGTCTATAGAAAAGATTGGAGAAAATGGTGCGATATTATTTGGAGCGATGCCTGGACGACTAGGAAGAACTAAACCAATCAACCATCTTTCTAGGCACCAACTAAGACTATGTGTTTTATCTCCATTCCGTTCATTTTCATCAACTCCCGAAATGAAACCTGTTTGCTGTAGACAATCAATCATCTTATCCAAATCTTCCTGGCTAAAATTAAATTGACTTTGAATTACCTGATTTGATAAAAGTTGATCAAGATTTATGGATGTTAGTCGACCAGAAGCAATATTAAATAGCTCCAATATAAATTCAATCAGACCTGGCTTTTCAAGTTGAGTACGGTCTGTAATTTTCCATGGAAGATTAACTTTAGTTGCAACAACATCATTAAATATAGATCCTACTAATGGAGCTAATTTTTCAATCTGAGGAGTCATTATTAATATATCTCTAGGCTGTAGACTTTCATCCTCAGCAAGCCACTGAATAATTTGATCGCGAATAAGTTGTATTTGCCGTCTTTGCCCTGGACATGGCATAAACATTAATGAATTGTCCGTTATGTTTCTATGAAGTTTCCAATTTGGATTATTTTCGATAAGACTTTCTTGTAACTGTTCTAATAAAGTTGGCTCTTCTCCGTTGTTTTGGGCTATTTTTACGGGCCTTGCAAAAAGATCTTCTTCTTTGAACTCACCTAATTGATATTCGCCACTTCCTTCTAGTAATTGTTGAAACTCTGCTCCCATCCGACCTAGGTTTGCTTCCAAACGTGGAGCTTTTAGCAACCATGATCCTTCAATTGGTGCTTTCCAAGCATAACCCAATGCTTTTCTTCTATCTTTACATCGCTTCCATAAATCTTGGCATGGTGTAAGAAGGTATATTTTTACGTCTACAACAGATGATAATGCTTGGATAAGCTCTATTTGAATAGGAGCAAGGCTGCTAATGCCGAAGATTCTTAGTTGTTTAGGAAGGTCAAATCTATTTAGTGAATTTTTATTTTGTTTTAGCATGTTTATAACATTTTTGATTTGTAGTGTTACTGGTTCACTGTTGATATTCTTTTTTAGTAAATTTAATAAAATAGGTTGCCATTGAACTTCATTAGGAAGATCTTTGATTGAATTATTTGTTACTGGATTTAACTCCCACCATTTACAAATAAACTCAGGTCGATATAAAAAATACTCTTCAAATGTATTTGTAATAATTTTAGCCAGTTCCCATTGCTTTTTATTTATTTTATTATTAGATGAAGTTTCTTTTTTTAACCAATCTTTGAGATGCCTTGCTTCTTTGTATTCTAAAAACTCTGGAAGCAATTTAATTATTGTCCAAACTAATTTATTTGATTTCCAGTTATCATCGTTTGTAATTTCTATGCCTAGGGGTATTTGAATAAATTTTTTTAAATGAGAATTGGGAAAAGGGAAATCAATTAGTGCACTTATACCATTGTTAATAGCTATCTGTTCACCAAGCCATCTACTTGTTGGCCATGTATTTACCATTACCTCTATTTTCTCAAATGGATGAGGAGGATTTACTCGCAATTGCTCTGCAAGCACTTGCGCTAACCACTCTGCCCTATTGCTTCGGTATATTGTTAACAAGATTCCTAAATTAAAACATCGAATTTAAGAGCTAAATAATCTATCTTTACGAGGATATAATATAAGGTTTTTCATTTCTTTCACAGCTTCTTTAAGACCTATAGCTAAGGCCCTGGAAATAATACTATGACCAATATTTAGTTCTTCCATTTCTTTAATAGCTGCTATTGGCTCAACATTTTGGTATGTAAGTCCATGGCCTGCATTGACATGTAAACCAAGGCATCTAGCTCTATTAACACTTTCTTCAACTTTGGCTAACTCAACCTTTTGATTTTTTCGGGATGCCAGTGCATACGAACCTGTATGGATTTCTATTGTTTCAGCTCCTGAATCTGATGATGCTTTGATTTGTTTAGGAATTGGATCTATAAATAAACTTACTGAAATTTTTGATGATTTCAGTTTATCTACAATTTTGTTTATTTTTAATTGATTCCCATTGACTTCTAAACCTCCCTCTGTGGTTATTTCTTCGCGCTTTTCTGGAACCAATGTAACCATGTCGGGTTTTATCTTTAATGCAATATCAAGCATTTCTTTAGTGGCAGCCATTTCCAGATTTAACCTTGATTTAATTGTTTTACGTAATAGCTCTAAATCTCTTTCTTGTATATGACGCCTATCTTCTCTTAGATGAACTGTTATGCCATCTGCTCCTCCAAGCTCTGCAAGGAATGCCATCTGAACAGGGTCTGGTTCATTTGTAAGGCGAGCTTGACGGACATTTGCGATGTGATCGATGTTTACTCCAAGACTTGCCATTTTAAATTGTCAATACAAACTAATTTTATTGGCAAATTTGTATTTATTTCTTTATAGACGTTTAGCCGCTGACTTAACTGCACAATGTATTCCCTTAAATCATTCTTTTCATCGTTAAGTTCTATTTAAAGGTTTTAGTAGTTTTAGGCTTTGGCTTTAGTTCCCCGAGAAAGAAATTTGTGTAAAGGGATAAATCCTGTATGGGCCAAGCTGGCAATGGTTGTTACTCAAGATTTTGTTTTAAGGCACTACTTTAAGAAAAAAATTGTACTTGGCAGAGAAAACTTGCTCTTAAATGGACCAGTTGTACTTGCACCTACTCATAGATCAAGGTGGGATGCCTTAATGTTGACTATGGCTGCAGGGAGAAGGGTTAGTAATAGAGATTGTAGGTTTATGGTGACCCTATCAGAAATGCAAGGAATACAAGGTTGGTTTTTGAATCGTTTAGGTTGTTTTCCTATTGATCAAAAGAGACCATCTTTAGTTTCTCTCAGATATTGCATTGACCTTTTAATTGAAGGTGAGCAATTAGTGGTCTTTCCAGAAGGAATGATCAATCGTAAAAGTAAACCAATTAAACTTCAAAATGGTTTGGTTCGTCTTTCTCAGCTTGCTTCTAAAAGGGGAGTGAATGTCAATGTATTACCTATTGGATTAGGTTATAGTGAAATTTATCCCAAACCGTTTGGCAAAGCTGCTATTTGCATTGGAGAGCCATTACGAATTTCTAAAATAAGTAGAGATTCTGTAGAAGAATTTAATCTTAAACTTACTCAGAAGATGCATGCAGCTGAGGAAGCTGCCCTTAATGCGGTTGGCCGAATTTCCAGATAGATATAAAGTCAAAGTATATTTTTCTTTGTTCAATGGTCTGGCGCATTCCTTTTACTGTTCTTGCACTTTACAGTGGATTGTTTTTTTCAGATTTTTCTTCTATAGCATTAGCTAATCCTTTTAACTCTAAGGGGTCTGCTGAAAATTATAGGGTTTTATCTAAAGAAGATATTGGGCTCGGGATAACAGCTCTTGAAAAGATTATTAAGGAAGGAGATGAGCTTTTTTTGAGAAATGATTTGGTAA
It encodes:
- a CDS encoding exodeoxyribonuclease V subunit gamma translates to MLTIYRSNRAEWLAQVLAEQLRVNPPHPFEKIEVMVNTWPTSRWLGEQIAINNGISALIDFPFPNSHLKKFIQIPLGIEITNDDNWKSNKLVWTIIKLLPEFLEYKEARHLKDWLKKETSSNNKINKKQWELAKIITNTFEEYFLYRPEFICKWWELNPVTNNSIKDLPNEVQWQPILLNLLKKNINSEPVTLQIKNVINMLKQNKNSLNRFDLPKQLRIFGISSLAPIQIELIQALSSVVDVKIYLLTPCQDLWKRCKDRRKALGYAWKAPIEGSWLLKAPRLEANLGRMGAEFQQLLEGSGEYQLGEFKEEDLFARPVKIAQNNGEEPTLLEQLQESLIENNPNWKLHRNITDNSLMFMPCPGQRRQIQLIRDQIIQWLAEDESLQPRDILIMTPQIEKLAPLVGSIFNDVVATKVNLPWKITDRTQLEKPGLIEFILELFNIASGRLTSINLDQLLSNQVIQSQFNFSQEDLDKMIDCLQQTGFISGVDENERNGDKTHSLSWCLERWLIGLVLPSRPGIAPNNIAPFSPIFSIDEISKWWGILSQICKYLQEMRCPRNCTEWVKLLKLIVLDCFSGEGDWIWERELFHSLLNDWQKDVGECELEIETSIVKNIIQESLSLESGRFGHRSGKITISALEPMRAIPHKAIIIMGVDESIFPQNKYRPGFNLLEHKRLLGDPKPNEQDRYALLEALMSCRQKLLITWNSRDEKSGERLAPPAPIQQWIDYLSTELDENNLTGLINTPSPNPLSVKNFLSINSRPPISCDNRYLEAKLRVDKLPIPKPIALAIPLKWPKSLPIDNNSLDNETISKWLIAPQVIWLNQIQINPKERFNTINILEKFELNELQRYKLIKNQFNEDSYSKLNATEDWDMILKGQGVLPPNTAAEIESQILNTRSKSLASVINNLGETTEKQLLMKKERIEIILAGKTHLIVEIGRVKAKSIMKTWLKHLQVCTYDSIPRDTLLIARANSNNKQNLYEISAKIKAIPQEKAKEILKAIESLVEIGLKECWPVPPESGWQLSKARYYKKTNADNYFSRSWNGGFKLMGEKDKPEMEICFGENCNAEFFLEDQLFNECLSTLYHPLLDNCFLNNI
- a CDS encoding pyridoxine 5'-phosphate synthase → MASLGVNIDHIANVRQARLTNEPDPVQMAFLAELGGADGITVHLREDRRHIQERDLELLRKTIKSRLNLEMAATKEMLDIALKIKPDMVTLVPEKREEITTEGGLEVNGNQLKINKIVDKLKSSKISVSLFIDPIPKQIKASSDSGAETIEIHTGSYALASRKNQKVELAKVEESVNRARCLGLHVNAGHGLTYQNVEPIAAIKEMEELNIGHSIISRALAIGLKEAVKEMKNLILYPRKDRLFSS
- a CDS encoding lysophospholipid acyltransferase family protein, which translates into the protein MALVPRERNLCKGINPVWAKLAMVVTQDFVLRHYFKKKIVLGRENLLLNGPVVLAPTHRSRWDALMLTMAAGRRVSNRDCRFMVTLSEMQGIQGWFLNRLGCFPIDQKRPSLVSLRYCIDLLIEGEQLVVFPEGMINRKSKPIKLQNGLVRLSQLASKRGVNVNVLPIGLGYSEIYPKPFGKAAICIGEPLRISKISRDSVEEFNLKLTQKMHAAEEAALNAVGRISR